One Cohnella candidum genomic region harbors:
- a CDS encoding cell wall hydrolase produces the protein MAVIKASSSDIQMLGRLMRAEAEGEGELGMLMVGNVGVNRVLGNCLDFKNIRSIPNMVFQSPGGFEAAQKPYFYQRARGKYTRLATRAVNGERTHPASNALWFFRPAGSCPGNWYGQRNTGRFKAHCFFAPAASECPRVY, from the coding sequence ATGGCCGTGATCAAGGCAAGCAGCAGCGACATCCAAATGCTCGGCCGGCTCATGCGCGCGGAAGCCGAGGGGGAAGGCGAGCTCGGGATGCTGATGGTCGGCAACGTCGGCGTGAACCGGGTGCTCGGCAACTGCCTCGACTTCAAGAACATCCGCTCGATCCCGAACATGGTTTTTCAATCCCCGGGCGGATTCGAAGCGGCACAGAAACCTTATTTTTACCAGAGGGCGCGCGGGAAGTATACCCGGTTGGCCACTAGAGCGGTGAACGGCGAGCGGACCCATCCCGCGTCGAACGCGCTTTGGTTTTTCCGTCCTGCAGGCTCTTGTCCCGGCAATTGGTACGGCCAAAGGAACACCGGCCGATTCAAAGCGCATTGCTTTTTTGCGCCGGCCGCATCCGAATGCCCCCGCGTTTATTAA